In Natranaerobius thermophilus JW/NM-WN-LF, the genomic stretch TTAACCTTAGGATTACACAATTACCATAAAAAATTTACAGATAATCCTAAAGTTTACAATACAATAGAATTACTTAATGATCCAGAAACAATGACAGTGGTGACAGGTCAACAACCAGGGATCATGACAGGCCCGTTGTTCGCCATCTACAAAATAATTACAGCGATTAAACTTTCAAAAAAACTGTCTAAAAATCTAGATGCCAATGTTATTCCTATTTTTTGGATCTGCTCTGATGACCATGACTTTCAAGAGGTCAACTGGCTAAAAACCGTTGATCACAAAGGTGAGCAACTACTATACGAGATACATGATGATAAAGAAGGTTTTTCTATCGGTGACCGGGATATCAAACATAAAAGTCAAGATTTACTTGATAAGTTAGCTCAACAATTGCAAGACAGCCCTTATTATGATAAATGGATGACACTATTCAGTAAAACTTTGGAACAGTCCAAAACTCTAGCCGATTGGACTGCTGCCATAATTTTAGAATTGTTTGGCAACGAAGGTGTACTAGTAATAGATCCTATGAAGCCAGTATTTCGGCAACTGAGCAAGCCGATTTTTTCAAAGGCATTGGATTTGGGAGAAGGACTTCATAATAGTATAGACTCACAAACTGAAAAGTTAAATAATCGGGGTTATTCAGGACAAGTCGATCTAAGAGTAAATCACTCGGGCTTATTTTATTATTATCAAGGTATTAGATCCCCCTTAACTGTAGAGGGAGATCAATTTTTACTAGCTAACTTAGGTATTGAGAAATCGAAAGAGGATTTGGTTCGAGAGCTTGAATCTGATCCAGCTAAGTTCAGCCCTAATGTTACTCTTTGGCCTGTGTTACAAGATTTTTTATTGCCATCACTGGCTTATGTAGCGGGACCAGGTGAGATTAGCTACTTTGCTCAACTAAAACAAATTTATGAACAATTTGAAATTGGAATGCCTGTAATTTATCCTAGAGAAAGCTATTTGTTATTAGAATCAGATGTGAAAAGCATATTAGAAAAGTACCAGATCGGTCCAGAAAACATCTTTTATGACTGGCCTACCACTAGAAAACGAGTTTTTCGGGAACTAGCTCCCATTAATACAGAAAAAGTTCTTAATGATACTTGTCGTACTATCAAGGAAGAGCATGAAAAATTTATTCAAGAGTTATCAAGACTAGATGAAAAGATTTACGATTTTGAAGAAAAGAATTTCCATTTGATATATAGACAGTTATATTATTTGAAAGAAAAGGGAGACCAATATTTTCGACGTCAACAATTACAAGCTCAGAGAGATCTGGATTACTCAAAGATAAAAATCTATCCTCTGGATAAATTACAAGAAAGAGAGTATAATATTGGGGAATTTTTGTGTAAATATGACAGTTCTGTATTAAAAAAACTGTTAAAGACACCCCTCAACCCTCAAAAAATATCAGTGGTTGACTTAGAATGATCAAAGATCAAGATATTAACTTTTGGTAATGGAATTAAGTATAAAAAAGATGGTAGGTAGGAGAGTGATTAATTATGAATTCATTAGATCTATTAGTAATTGCACCTCACCCTGATGATGCAGAATTGGGGGTTGGTGGCACTATAGCTCTTCATACTTCGAAAGGCTATCAAGTTGGAATATGTGATCTCACTCAAGGAGAAATGGGAACTAATGGCACTATAGAAATAAGGAGACAAGAATCTCAAAATGCTGCTGAAATTTTGGGGGTAGCAGTGCGAGAAAATTTAAAAATACCTGATGGATTTATTCGAACTACTGAGGAAAACCTCAAAAAAACAGTTTCTTTAATTAGAAAGTACCGTCCAGAAACTATTATTACAATTTATTCAGAAGATGACCATCCAGACCATATACACGCTTCTCAATTAGTTAGAGAAGCAGCTCATTTATCTGGTTTATATAAATATCCAGGGAAAGGGGAGCCTTTTAGGCCCAGTAATTTATATTTTTTCTTAGCTGCTAGACCCAAAAACCCTGATCTAGTGGTTGATATAACTTCTGTACATAAAACGAAAATAGATAGTATTTTAGCTCATAAATCACAACTGGGCTTGGATGAGTATGCCCAAGGTCGTGATACTAGACTAACTCACCCTTCATTTTTAGAAAGGATTAAAGCTAGAGATCGTTACATGGGCCATTTAGGCAGATGTGAATTGGGTGAAGGTTTAATTTGTGATCGAATTCCACGAATTAATGACCTGTTAAGTATTGGGGGTGCTTAATAATGAAGATAGGTATTGTTTGCTATCCTACCCATGGGGGTAGTGGAGTGGTAGCTACAGAACTGGGGAAACAACTGGCAAAGCGAGGTCATGAAATTCATTTTTTTTCATATCAAGTACCATTCCGACTTGATAAATATTATACCAATATTTTTTTCCATGAAGTTCAAGTACCCACATATCCTGTATTAAAATATCCTCCTTACTCTTTTTCCCTTGTCAGTAAAATTGCTGAGGTGAGCAAAAAAGAAGGTTTAGATATAATTCATGTTCATTATGCGGTACCTCACTCAGTCTGTGGTAATCTCGCTAGAGATATGCTCAAAAGAGAAACCGATCAAGCCCCTGTAGTAGTAACCACTTTACACGGTACTGATATCACTTTGGTAGGAAACCATCCTTCATTTTTTCCCATAACAAAATACAGCATGGAAGACAGTAATTCTCTTACATGTGTTTCAAACAAATTGCAACATGAAACTTATGATATATTTGGAATTGAACAACCGATTTCTACAATATATAATTTTATTGACTATGAGGAATACCGACCAGGAAACAATAATAGGCAAATGAGAAAAGAATTGGCCCCAAATGGTGAAAAAATATTACTGCATATATCTAATTTTAGAGCTGTAAAAAGGGTGGAAGATGTAATTCAAACTTTTGCAAAAGTCCAGGAACAAGTTTCTACAAAGCTGTTAATGGTGGGCGATGGCCCTGATAAAACAAAGGCAGAACAATTGGCAAGAGAACTTGGATTAGAGGACGAAATTATATTTATGGGTAAACAAGATCAGATAAAAAACATTTTAGATATATCGGATTTGTTTATTTTGCCATCTGAACGCGAAAGTTTTGGATTAGTAGCATTAGAGGCTATGGCTTTTCGGATTCCTGTAATAGCAACTCAGGTGGGTGGTATTCCTGAAGTAGTTTCTGAAGGTGAGACAGGTTATCTATTGCCTGTAGGAGATATTGACGGTATGGCCGAAAAAACTTTAAAAATTTTGCTGGATGAATCTTTAAGCACAAGTTTGGGCAATAATGCTAGAAATAGGGTGATTAATAAATTTAGTGTAGAACAAGTTATCCCACAATATGAGCAATTATATCAAAAAACATTAGGGAGGGTGTAAGACCGTGAAAGTATCTACTAGGAGCAAATGGGCTCTGGCATGTAGTCTCTATTATGCTGTTAATTATTCCAAGGAAGTTATTCCATTAAAAACGGTTTCCAAAGCCCTAGGTATTTCAGAAAAATACTTGGAACAATTGTCCATTCCATTAAAAAAGGCCGATATATTAGCAAGTACTAGAGGAACTCAAGGTGGATATAAATTAAAATATCACCCAGAAAAAATCACCGTATATCAAGTGTTGAGTTCTATAGAACCAATTCATTTTGGTGAAGATGCTTCTGATCAAGCGGGCGAAAAGGAATTGTTATCAGTAACCAGTGAATTTTGGGATGAACTTTCTCAAGATTTAATAAAACAACTCAATCAGATCACTTTAGATGATCTCAGGAATAAATATTATCAAAAATCGTCTCAGGGTTTAATGTATTATATTTAGATCTTATGATATAAATCAAGTATTCTTTAATCGGATCAAGTATCCTATAATACTATAGTCGGGGGGAGTTAATGTTTAAAAAGATGCTTTATGAAACTAAATGGGGAACAATCACCTTTGGGCATAATCAGGGCATTGTAAATAGAGTGATTTTACCTGATAAGCAGGAAGAAACAGGTTTAGAAGAGGAACTATCCAGCTATCAAAATCAAAAACTAACAGCTCTAGAAAGAGAACTGAACTTGTATTTTCAAGGAAGACTAGTGAATTTTTCAATTCCAGTTTCTTTGGAAGGTCTACCTACCTTTACTAAACAGGTATTGGAAGTTACTAAAAGGGTCAATTGGGGAGAAGTGTGCACATATGGACAGATAGCTAAAATATTAAATAAACCAGGGGCAAGTAGAGCAGTCGGACAATCTTTAGGAAAAAATCCCTGCCCCCTATTGGTGCCGTGTCACCGAGTTATTGGTAGAAATAATAGCCTGGGAGGTTTTTCGGGTATGATAGAGTTAAAAAAATGGTTTCTGAACCTAGAAGGTGTTAATTTGAAGGTTTTGAAGGAGGTATAAATATGGATCCAGTAGCTTTTGAAATTGGACCGATTTCAGTATACTGGTATGGCATTTTGATTACTTTAGGGATTTTAATCGGCTTGTATTTAGCTATTAGAGAAAGTCAAAGACAGGGATTGGACCCTGACGATTTAATAACTTATCTATTATTTGCCTTGCCTGTTGCTGTTATTGGCTTACGTTTGTACTATGTCATTTTTAGATGGGATTACTTTTCTGTCTATCCGGAACAGATTTTTGCTTTTCGTCAAGGAGGTTTGGCAATTCACGGCGGTATATTTGCTGCTATCTTAGTAGCAATTATCTATTGCCGATACAAAAATATTAATTTTTGGGCCTTGGCTGACGTGACTGCACCTAGTCTGATTCTGGGACAGGCAATTGGTCGCTGGGGAAATTTTATCAACCAAGAAGCTTACGGTTATGAGACTGATTTGCCATGGGCTATTGAAATTAATGGTTCTTATCATCATCCTACTTTTTTTTATGAATCTGGGTGGAACTTACTAGTTTTGGCCTTTTTACTATATTATCGAAAAAAATTCAGACAGGGTCAGGGAGAGATCTTTAGTTTATATTTAATCTTATATTCATTTGGTCGTTTTTGGATAGAGGGATTACGTGTAGACAGTTTGATGTTAGGTCCTTTAAGGGTAGCTCAAGTAGTAAGTGTGATTTTAATTATTGTTGGAGGATATTATTTAATTCGTAATCGTAAAGAAAAAAATCAGGCAGTATATTTGAAGAGGTGAGGACATGAGTCTTAATTTTCTAACAGCAGGTGAATCCCATGGACCAGCATTGGTAGGGATATTAGAAGGATTCTGGTCAAACTTTGAAATTGATGAAAGCAAAATAAATTCAGAACTAGCAAGGCGTCAATCAGGTTATGGTAGGGGAGGTCGCATGAAAATCGAAGGCGATACTGTAAATTTTCTGGGAGGTGTTCGTCAGGGTGTCACTACAGGGGCACCCATAGCTTTTCAAATATTTAACAAAGATTATCAGAATTGGAAAGATGAAATGAATCCGTCAAAAATAGACTCTGAAGAGTCTAGTACAAAACAATCTGAGTCTCAGTCAAAATTTAATACCCAAGTTACAAAACCTAGACCTGGTCACGCTGATTTAGCTGGTGCGTTAAAATATGACCAAAGTGATATTAGAAACATCTTGGAAAGATCTAGTGCCAGGGAAACAGCTATGAGAACGGCAGTGGGGTCCTTGTGTAAACAACTTCTTCAAGACTTAAATATCAAGATTATTAGTCATGTCACTAGAATAGGTAGTATAAGCCTATCTCAAGAGCTAACAGGGGTAACTCATACTAATAATTTCTCTAACATGAAAGAATTAATTTCAAATCTCGAAAGATCACAACTGAATTGTATAGACCCTAAAACAGAGCAGAAGATGATTGAAGAGATAGATTCAACACGTCTCCAAGGAGATACTCTAGGTGGTGAATTTGAAGTTATAGTTGAAAACCTTCCTCCGGGATTGGGAAGCCATGTTCATTATCATCGTAAACTTGATGGTCTGCTAGCAGGAGCATTAATGGGCTTGCAGGGAATAAAAGGAGTAGAGATAGGTGCTGGGTTTCAAACGGCAACACTCCCTGGTTCTCAAATTCATGATGAAATTTTTTATTCCCAGGATAGAGGTTACTATCGAGATCAAAACAATGCCGGTGGTGTAGAGGGTGGTATTTCCAATGGTGAACCTGTGATCGTCAGAGGAGCCATGAAGCCCATACCTACACTATCCAAGCCTTTAAAAAGTGTGGATATTCATACTAAAGAAGCTTTTGATGCCCAAATTGAACGTTCTGATTGTTGTGCTGTCCCTTCGGCAGCTATAGTGGCTGAACATATTATAGCCTATGAACTTGCCAAAGTAGTGAAAGAAAAATTTGGTAGTGATTCAATAGATGAATTGAGACGAAATTATCAAGCTTACTTTGAGTATTTAGATACTAGATAATATAGGGGGATTTTTTTGAAAAATAAATTTGACACTTTAACAGTTGAAACAGGGGTTAAATCCAAAAAAAAGTATCCTATCTATATTGGTAAAGCCATTCTCAATCTGTTAGATAAGGTGATACCAAGAAATGTAAGTGTTTTGATAGTTATTGATTCGCGGATAGCAAGGTTGCACAGGGATAAAATCACACGATTGATAGAGTTTTTAACCGAGTCGCGAACGGTCAATCAAATTATCATACCAGGAGAAGAGGATAGCAAGTCTTTATCAGTTTCAGAATCGCTATATGAGAAGGCTGCTAGCCTTAATCTTGACAGGTCTTCTTGGTTCATTGGGATTGGTGGTGGTGTCGTAGGAGACTTAACAGGTTTTGTAGCAGCTACTTACATGCGTGGGGCTAATCTCCTTCATGTACCGACAACCTTACTTGCTCAGGTGGATAGCAGTGTTGGAGGAAAGGTTGCAATAAATCAAAGTGGCTATAAAAATTTAGTAGGTAATTTCTATCAGCCCAAAGCAGTAATAATAGATACAAATTTTTTAGATACTCTTCCCATCAGGGAACTCAGGGCTGGTTTGGCAGAAGTTTTTAAATATGGTATTCTATGTGACCGGGAGTTATTTTTAACAGTGAAATCTTTATTTGAAGACTGTGAACCCCTTAATAATGTTTCCTGGGAAAGGTATTCGTATCTAATCCACAAATCTTGTGAAATCAAAGCAGATATTGTATCTCAGGATGAAATTGATACTGGCATTAGGATGTTGTTAAATTTAGGGCATACCTTCGCTCATGCCCTGGAAGGAGCAACATCTTATAACTATTTTAAGCATGGAGAAGCTGTGATGTGGGGACTTGCCATGTCAGCAGAACTTTCCTATAAACTAAACAAGCTGACCTATAAGGATTATCAAGCAATCGCCGAGTTACCAGAGTTAACAAAAGTTCCAGAAGTACCTATACAAGTTAAAGACCCAAATATAATTGAGGAATTGCTGCTTAGAGATAAGAAAAAAACTGGAGAAGAGTTAACAGTAATTTTACCTACATCAATTGGATCAGCTGAAATTTGTAAATGTCCCGCAACAGCACTGATAAAAGTTATTCTAGAATCATAGGAGGTGTTGCTATGGCAGATCTTAAAAAGCTGATAGCCACTCTTTCCAGGATCGATGGGAAAGGCTATAAGGCCTATAAAGACATTCAAGGGATGTATAAGTATCCTGATGGTGGAGAATTGTATATTGATTACGTTCAAGGAGACCCCTTTGCAAGTCCCTCGCGTTTAAGATTTCGAGTGCCCATGGAGCTTGCCAAATTTCCTAAAAGCTATTACCAAAATAAAATACGTAAAATTGCCTTGGAGGACTATCTAACTCGTGCTTTTGACCAGGCTGTAAACAAAGCTAAAGGAAATCGAGGAACAGGAAAAAGTGGCATGATTGCTATAGATGCTGGAGGTCAAGAAGTCTTAGGACGTTCTTCAATGGTAGTCAATGATAACTATGTAGAGGCACGTTTTGTTATTGGATTACCGGCCCGTGGTAGAAAGATCCTTGGGAAAGAAGCCATTGAAATATTTGAACAAGAAATAACCAAAATAGTTTCTTCTTCCCTCTATAATGAAGCTTTGGATACAACTGAATTGGAGGAGCATATTGCAGTAGTTGAAGACCAGGATTATTTGAGGGATTATTTAGAAAAGAATAATTATATAGCTTTTGTGGGAAACGGTGCTATACTACCTAGACGAAGCGGCATAGATGATAGACCTATGAATAAAGAGGAGGTTATACCTTTTTACTCACCTGAAAACCTAGAGGGAGAGGTTGAACTGCCCAATAGAGGAAAGGTTAGAGGTATGTTTTTAAAGGAAGGAATCACTTTAATAGTCGGTGGTGGCTATCACGGAAAGTCAACTTTATTAACTGCCTTGGAGCGAGGCGTATATAATCACCTGCCTGAAGATGGTAGAGAACTTGTTGTTTCTAGGGAAGAATCAGTCAAAATTAGAGCTGAAGATGGCAGGAAAGTAGAAAAAGTTGATATCAGTCCTTTTATTAATAATTTGCCTCACGGAGCTGATACCCAACGTTTTTCCAGCGAAGACGCCAGTGGAAGTACATCACAAGCCGCCAATATTATGGAGTCATTGGAAATAGGGGCGAAAGTTCTATTACTTGACGAAGATACTTCTGCTACTAACTTTATGATTAGAGATGTTAGAATGCAAGAATTAGTTGCTAAAAATAAAGAGCCTATCACTCCATTGATCGATAAAATTAGATTGCTCTATCAAGAACATCAAGTAAGTACGGTCCTAGTCGTGGGTGGCTCTGGTGATTACTTTGATGTAGCGGATAATGTAATCATGATGGATCACTATAAACCTTATGAAGTAACAGGCCAAGCCCACAACATAGCTAAGAAACACGAGGCCTATCGTAAAAAAGAAGGTGGGAAGAGCTTTGGAAGGATAACTCCTAGAAAGCCTTTGAAAAAGGGCCTTGATCCTATAAAAGGTAAGAAGAGGAAAGTAGCCGCTAAAGGATTGAAACAAATTCAGTACGGTAAACAGAATATCTTGCTTTCTGAAGTTGAACAATTAGTGGACACAAGCCAGACTAGAGCTATTGGTGATGCTATCTTCTATATATTGAAGTTTTACATTGATAGTAATATGACAATGAACCAAATTATTGACAGGGTTATGGAGGATATAGACAAAAAAGGTTTGGATGTGTTGTCAGGTTTTAAAGGTCATCCTGGTGAGTATGCAGCTTTTAGACCCTTCGAACTGGCATCAGCCCTGAATAGATTACGCAGCCTTCATATAAAATAATTTATCCCAAATATTCTGTGTCCATGGGTTGTTATCAAAACATGGAAGGAGCAGTTACATTGAAAATTGAACTTGCTACTGATAAAGTTCCTAAGCATGCAAGTGGCGAAAGTGGGGACAGTTTTGAAGTAGTAGAGCGCCCTCAAGGTGGTATTACAGCAATTTTGGCCGATGGTCAAGGAAGCGGTCCATCGGCTAAAATTACTAGTAATACGGTGGCTGCTAAAGCTGCTTCCCTGGTTTCAGATGGAACTAGGGATGGGGCTGTTTCTCGAGCCGCCCATGATTTTTTGTATGCCCAAAAAAGAGGACGGGTGTCTTCTACTCTAACAATGGTTTCATGCGATTTAGCTACGGACACCTTGGTGATTTCAAGAAATAGTAATTGTCCTGTGATTGTCAAAACAGAAGATGAAATCAAAGTCTTAGATGAACCTGTAAAACCCATTGGATTTCATTATTTTGTCAAACCTACCATTGATGAATTGCCTATTACACCTGGAACAGTAGTTATTAGTTTTAGTGACGGTATATTTCATGCTGGGCGAAAATTTGGCAATCAGGTAGCTGTTGATGATATAATAGAAATGTTAGAAACAAACAATCAACAAGATGGCATTTATGAACTAAGTCAAGATATTTTATCTTTGGCAGTAGATCGAGATCGGAATCGTCCGCAGGATGATATGTCAGTATTAGTTCTAGGATTATTTGCAGGAGAGTATCAACACAAGCCCAGGCAACTAAGAGTTATGTATACGTATTAAATATGATTATGACAGGAGGAAATTTTTTTTGAAACCAAAGGAATGTTTGATTGGGGTTTGTGGGAACTGCGTTTCAGGTAAAACAACACTAGTTGAGGGATTGACTGCTATGGGTTACAAAGCTATTAATATCCCTCAAGAACATTCGGTGTCTAAAAATTTATGGAAAAGAAAGCAGCCGGATTTTTTAGTTATGCTCACCTGTAGTTTAGAAACAGCGCAGAAAAGGCGCAATATTTCCTGGGGTAAAGAAAGGCTTGAGCTTCAAAGGAAGCGATTACAGACAGCTAAAGAATACTGTGATCTTTATTTGCCCACTGATGATTTAACTATTCCTGAAATGTTATTAAAAACTGTGACAGCAGTTAGAGAGAAATGCTCTTGCAAAACTGATTGACACCGAAAATTGACCAAAGGTATAATTAGCTTTACAATCTTATTTAACTATCGTTGAATTTATAATAAGGAGAGTTAAAAGGCTATGATCAGATGGAAATACGTGACGATTTTATTGGTAATACTGTTAGCTGTATTTGGACTGAGTTTTTATTCCTATCATTATGCAAGGGATAACATCAATCTAGGATTGGACTTGTCTGGAGGTATATATGTCCTCTTGGAAG encodes the following:
- the aroC gene encoding chorismate synthase; the encoded protein is MSLNFLTAGESHGPALVGILEGFWSNFEIDESKINSELARRQSGYGRGGRMKIEGDTVNFLGGVRQGVTTGAPIAFQIFNKDYQNWKDEMNPSKIDSEESSTKQSESQSKFNTQVTKPRPGHADLAGALKYDQSDIRNILERSSARETAMRTAVGSLCKQLLQDLNIKIISHVTRIGSISLSQELTGVTHTNNFSNMKELISNLERSQLNCIDPKTEQKMIEEIDSTRLQGDTLGGEFEVIVENLPPGLGSHVHYHRKLDGLLAGALMGLQGIKGVEIGAGFQTATLPGSQIHDEIFYSQDRGYYRDQNNAGGVEGGISNGEPVIVRGAMKPIPTLSKPLKSVDIHTKEAFDAQIERSDCCAVPSAAIVAEHIIAYELAKVVKEKFGSDSIDELRRNYQAYFEYLDTR
- the lgt gene encoding prolipoprotein diacylglyceryl transferase — protein: MDPVAFEIGPISVYWYGILITLGILIGLYLAIRESQRQGLDPDDLITYLLFALPVAVIGLRLYYVIFRWDYFSVYPEQIFAFRQGGLAIHGGIFAAILVAIIYCRYKNINFWALADVTAPSLILGQAIGRWGNFINQEAYGYETDLPWAIEINGSYHHPTFFYESGWNLLVLAFLLYYRKKFRQGQGEIFSLYLILYSFGRFWIEGLRVDSLMLGPLRVAQVVSVILIIVGGYYLIRNRKEKNQAVYLKR
- the bshB1 gene encoding bacillithiol biosynthesis deacetylase BshB1 — protein: MNSLDLLVIAPHPDDAELGVGGTIALHTSKGYQVGICDLTQGEMGTNGTIEIRRQESQNAAEILGVAVRENLKIPDGFIRTTEENLKKTVSLIRKYRPETIITIYSEDDHPDHIHASQLVREAAHLSGLYKYPGKGEPFRPSNLYFFLAARPKNPDLVVDITSVHKTKIDSILAHKSQLGLDEYAQGRDTRLTHPSFLERIKARDRYMGHLGRCELGEGLICDRIPRINDLLSIGGA
- the bshC gene encoding bacillithiol biosynthesis cysteine-adding enzyme BshC; protein product: MFQNEVTFNEDMGSQVYLDYLYNFDPLKDFFELSPWQESSFEKQAKKLQEREANRRTFRNQLTLGLHNYHKKFTDNPKVYNTIELLNDPETMTVVTGQQPGIMTGPLFAIYKIITAIKLSKKLSKNLDANVIPIFWICSDDHDFQEVNWLKTVDHKGEQLLYEIHDDKEGFSIGDRDIKHKSQDLLDKLAQQLQDSPYYDKWMTLFSKTLEQSKTLADWTAAIILELFGNEGVLVIDPMKPVFRQLSKPIFSKALDLGEGLHNSIDSQTEKLNNRGYSGQVDLRVNHSGLFYYYQGIRSPLTVEGDQFLLANLGIEKSKEDLVRELESDPAKFSPNVTLWPVLQDFLLPSLAYVAGPGEISYFAQLKQIYEQFEIGMPVIYPRESYLLLESDVKSILEKYQIGPENIFYDWPTTRKRVFRELAPINTEKVLNDTCRTIKEEHEKFIQELSRLDEKIYDFEEKNFHLIYRQLYYLKEKGDQYFRRQQLQAQRDLDYSKIKIYPLDKLQEREYNIGEFLCKYDSSVLKKLLKTPLNPQKISVVDLE
- a CDS encoding RrF2 family transcriptional regulator — protein: MKVSTRSKWALACSLYYAVNYSKEVIPLKTVSKALGISEKYLEQLSIPLKKADILASTRGTQGGYKLKYHPEKITVYQVLSSIEPIHFGEDASDQAGEKELLSVTSEFWDELSQDLIKQLNQITLDDLRNKYYQKSSQGLMYYI
- a CDS encoding ABC-ATPase domain-containing protein, with product MADLKKLIATLSRIDGKGYKAYKDIQGMYKYPDGGELYIDYVQGDPFASPSRLRFRVPMELAKFPKSYYQNKIRKIALEDYLTRAFDQAVNKAKGNRGTGKSGMIAIDAGGQEVLGRSSMVVNDNYVEARFVIGLPARGRKILGKEAIEIFEQEITKIVSSSLYNEALDTTELEEHIAVVEDQDYLRDYLEKNNYIAFVGNGAILPRRSGIDDRPMNKEEVIPFYSPENLEGEVELPNRGKVRGMFLKEGITLIVGGGYHGKSTLLTALERGVYNHLPEDGRELVVSREESVKIRAEDGRKVEKVDISPFINNLPHGADTQRFSSEDASGSTSQAANIMESLEIGAKVLLLDEDTSATNFMIRDVRMQELVAKNKEPITPLIDKIRLLYQEHQVSTVLVVGGSGDYFDVADNVIMMDHYKPYEVTGQAHNIAKKHEAYRKKEGGKSFGRITPRKPLKKGLDPIKGKKRKVAAKGLKQIQYGKQNILLSEVEQLVDTSQTRAIGDAIFYILKFYIDSNMTMNQIIDRVMEDIDKKGLDVLSGFKGHPGEYAAFRPFELASALNRLRSLHIK
- a CDS encoding PP2C family protein-serine/threonine phosphatase produces the protein MEGAVTLKIELATDKVPKHASGESGDSFEVVERPQGGITAILADGQGSGPSAKITSNTVAAKAASLVSDGTRDGAVSRAAHDFLYAQKRGRVSSTLTMVSCDLATDTLVISRNSNCPVIVKTEDEIKVLDEPVKPIGFHYFVKPTIDELPITPGTVVISFSDGIFHAGRKFGNQVAVDDIIEMLETNNQQDGIYELSQDILSLAVDRDRNRPQDDMSVLVLGLFAGEYQHKPRQLRVMYTY
- the aroB gene encoding 3-dehydroquinate synthase, with translation MKNKFDTLTVETGVKSKKKYPIYIGKAILNLLDKVIPRNVSVLIVIDSRIARLHRDKITRLIEFLTESRTVNQIIIPGEEDSKSLSVSESLYEKAASLNLDRSSWFIGIGGGVVGDLTGFVAATYMRGANLLHVPTTLLAQVDSSVGGKVAINQSGYKNLVGNFYQPKAVIIDTNFLDTLPIRELRAGLAEVFKYGILCDRELFLTVKSLFEDCEPLNNVSWERYSYLIHKSCEIKADIVSQDEIDTGIRMLLNLGHTFAHALEGATSYNYFKHGEAVMWGLAMSAELSYKLNKLTYKDYQAIAELPELTKVPEVPIQVKDPNIIEELLLRDKKKTGEELTVILPTSIGSAEICKCPATALIKVILES
- the bshA gene encoding N-acetyl-alpha-D-glucosaminyl L-malate synthase BshA, coding for MKIGIVCYPTHGGSGVVATELGKQLAKRGHEIHFFSYQVPFRLDKYYTNIFFHEVQVPTYPVLKYPPYSFSLVSKIAEVSKKEGLDIIHVHYAVPHSVCGNLARDMLKRETDQAPVVVTTLHGTDITLVGNHPSFFPITKYSMEDSNSLTCVSNKLQHETYDIFGIEQPISTIYNFIDYEEYRPGNNNRQMRKELAPNGEKILLHISNFRAVKRVEDVIQTFAKVQEQVSTKLLMVGDGPDKTKAEQLARELGLEDEIIFMGKQDQIKNILDISDLFILPSERESFGLVALEAMAFRIPVIATQVGGIPEVVSEGETGYLLPVGDIDGMAEKTLKILLDESLSTSLGNNARNRVINKFSVEQVIPQYEQLYQKTLGRV
- a CDS encoding methylated-DNA--[protein]-cysteine S-methyltransferase; protein product: MFKKMLYETKWGTITFGHNQGIVNRVILPDKQEETGLEEELSSYQNQKLTALERELNLYFQGRLVNFSIPVSLEGLPTFTKQVLEVTKRVNWGEVCTYGQIAKILNKPGASRAVGQSLGKNPCPLLVPCHRVIGRNNSLGGFSGMIELKKWFLNLEGVNLKVLKEV